In a genomic window of Candidatus Tanganyikabacteria bacterium:
- a CDS encoding S8 family serine peptidase — protein sequence MAPLPGERPRSPARALGAALARWAGAAALALSACFNPGPAPTGASDFVPGQVIVGYRPASDRAALRDEFGVLRAVPLGESSELWVLPAGHDPLAVSRRVRGVRFSQPNYVRRIQAYQASEFDPAVPAKDNPLWHLAVVQANQAWGVDRPATLRTFAADNPPGKPIMVAVVDSGVDVRHPDLAANIARDASGSVRYFDEISVCGSPPTDELAPPGASRLNFNYATAYSDAAHPGPDGNGHGTHVAGIIAALGNNQPGVECKEPPCNTVGLGPGVSILPVKTMNALGDGNDFCIARGLRDAADAGARVINLSVGGPQPGPALEEAIEYLAARGALLVVASGNDGLRVNYPAAYPGAIAVGAVGHPADAGYPEALSKGAQYSSSGPELDLVAPGGSDTADCPERKCGVYSTVPTYTSDIVIVGKVVGTGYGRLTGTSMATPQVSAVAALILSREPNLSAAQVRQRLVATAVAVPGTGGAFTDRFGYGLLNPLGALSQVSHDGK from the coding sequence ATGGCGCCCTTGCCGGGAGAGCGGCCGCGCTCGCCGGCGCGGGCGCTTGGCGCGGCCCTGGCCAGGTGGGCGGGGGCGGCGGCCCTGGCCCTGTCCGCCTGCTTCAATCCCGGCCCGGCGCCGACCGGCGCCTCCGACTTCGTGCCGGGGCAGGTGATAGTCGGCTACAGGCCCGCTAGCGACCGCGCGGCGCTGCGGGACGAGTTCGGCGTGTTGCGGGCCGTGCCGCTCGGGGAGAGCAGCGAGCTCTGGGTCCTGCCGGCCGGCCACGACCCCCTGGCGGTTTCGCGCCGGGTGCGCGGCGTGCGGTTCTCCCAGCCGAACTACGTCCGGCGGATCCAGGCCTACCAGGCCAGCGAGTTCGATCCGGCCGTACCCGCGAAGGACAACCCGCTCTGGCACCTGGCCGTGGTGCAGGCAAACCAGGCGTGGGGCGTCGATCGCCCGGCGACCCTGCGGACCTTCGCCGCAGACAATCCGCCCGGCAAGCCGATCATGGTGGCGGTCGTGGACTCGGGCGTGGACGTGCGCCACCCGGATCTCGCGGCCAACATCGCCAGGGACGCCAGCGGCAGCGTCCGCTACTTCGACGAGATCTCGGTGTGCGGCTCGCCGCCGACCGACGAACTCGCGCCGCCCGGCGCTTCCCGGCTCAATTTCAACTACGCCACCGCCTACAGCGACGCGGCGCATCCCGGCCCGGACGGCAACGGCCACGGCACGCACGTCGCCGGCATCATCGCCGCCTTGGGCAACAACCAGCCGGGAGTCGAGTGCAAGGAACCGCCCTGCAACACGGTCGGGCTCGGCCCCGGCGTGTCTATTCTGCCGGTGAAGACGATGAACGCGCTTGGCGACGGCAACGATTTCTGCATCGCCAGGGGCCTGCGCGACGCCGCCGACGCCGGCGCCCGGGTCATCAATCTGTCGGTGGGCGGCCCGCAGCCCGGGCCGGCGCTCGAGGAGGCCATCGAGTACCTGGCGGCGCGGGGCGCCCTGCTGGTCGTGGCCAGCGGCAACGACGGCCTGCGGGTGAACTACCCGGCCGCCTACCCGGGCGCGATCGCGGTGGGCGCGGTCGGGCACCCGGCCGACGCCGGCTATCCCGAGGCGCTGTCGAAGGGTGCCCAGTACAGCAGCAGCGGTCCCGAACTGGATCTGGTTGCTCCCGGCGGGTCGGACACGGCCGACTGCCCGGAGCGCAAGTGCGGCGTATACAGCACGGTACCCACCTACACTTCGGACATCGTCATCGTCGGCAAGGTGGTGGGCACGGGCTACGGGCGCCTCACCGGCACGTCCATGGCCACTCCCCAGGTCTCGGCCGTCGCCGCGCTGATCCTGTCGAGGGAGCCGAACCTGTCGGCCGCCCAGGTCCGCCAGCGCCTCGTGGCGACCGCCGTGGCCGTCCCCGGCACCGGGGGAGCATTCACGGATCGCTTCGGCTATGGCTTGCTCAACCCGCTTGGCGCCCTGTCGCAGGTGAGCCATGACGGGAAGTAA
- a CDS encoding carboxypeptidase regulatory-like domain-containing protein — MTGSKEGVSSRDGSRGAARCGRRWTPLLPGLCVVVVASTGGCPQPIPPIRLEPTKVPPTFVAVAPGQTQQSARFLTGSTLYLKVKDARTGLRVPRATIGIHGPTLAGGVSGATFDLSFGPLTAGTYRLRVSAPGYVTKLQDLAIAARTKSGQKTEDTKVEVVMEPGAGEIVGRVVDAASGAALPGARIQAGDELAFAGADGAFRLAGLAPGSIHSVAIRKTGYAAATVEGGRPGGDLGTVRLAARPLTINLANAGAVFGTTAAAAVLGGLKAALAERATVKEEDPQGADIQVFAAPGEAVAAKASDLLEWARQGGKLVVLGEWGGLAGYSPEAAEALVHSAGIAINADLVRSSQNASSLDWPLASAMAPWPFASADVALFQSASVFAVAPAQAVLRAQGGYRVAGISTQEPAVAAVAPYGAGLVAAAGDTSAWSDANTTGAGPDLGIRDNRSYVVNLILW, encoded by the coding sequence ATGACGGGAAGTAAGGAAGGGGTGTCCTCCCGGGACGGGTCGCGTGGGGCCGCCCGGTGCGGCCGGCGGTGGACGCCGCTGCTTCCGGGACTTTGCGTCGTGGTGGTGGCGTCCACCGGGGGGTGCCCCCAGCCCATCCCCCCCATCCGCCTCGAACCCACCAAGGTGCCGCCCACGTTCGTCGCGGTGGCCCCCGGCCAGACCCAGCAGTCGGCCCGGTTCCTCACCGGCAGCACGCTCTACCTCAAGGTCAAGGACGCCCGCACCGGCCTGCGGGTCCCCAGGGCCACCATAGGCATCCATGGCCCGACCCTGGCCGGCGGCGTGTCCGGGGCGACGTTCGACCTCTCGTTCGGGCCGCTGACCGCCGGGACGTACCGGCTGCGGGTCTCCGCGCCGGGCTACGTCACGAAGCTGCAAGACCTTGCGATCGCGGCCCGGACCAAGTCGGGCCAGAAGACCGAGGACACGAAGGTCGAGGTGGTCATGGAGCCGGGCGCGGGCGAGATCGTCGGCCGCGTCGTGGACGCCGCCTCGGGGGCGGCACTGCCGGGCGCCCGTATCCAGGCGGGCGACGAGCTGGCGTTCGCTGGCGCCGACGGCGCGTTCCGCCTGGCCGGCCTGGCGCCGGGGTCGATTCATTCGGTGGCGATCCGCAAGACCGGGTACGCCGCGGCCACCGTCGAGGGCGGAAGGCCGGGCGGCGACCTCGGGACCGTGAGACTGGCGGCGAGGCCCTTGACGATCAACCTGGCCAACGCCGGCGCCGTATTCGGCACCACCGCGGCGGCGGCGGTCCTGGGCGGGCTGAAGGCCGCCCTCGCCGAGCGGGCGACGGTCAAGGAGGAAGACCCGCAGGGCGCCGACATCCAGGTGTTCGCCGCCCCGGGCGAGGCCGTCGCGGCGAAGGCTTCCGATCTCCTGGAATGGGCCCGCCAGGGCGGGAAGCTCGTGGTCCTGGGCGAGTGGGGCGGCCTGGCGGGCTACAGCCCCGAGGCCGCGGAGGCGCTGGTGCATTCGGCCGGCATCGCGATCAACGCGGACCTGGTGCGCAGCAGCCAAAACGCGAGCTCCCTCGACTGGCCGCTCGCCTCCGCCATGGCGCCTTGGCCCTTCGCGAGCGCCGACGTCGCGCTGTTCCAGAGCGCCTCGGTGTTCGCCGTGGCGCCGGCCCAGGCCGTCCTCCGGGCCCAGGGGGGCTACCGGGTGGCGGGCATCTCGACCCAGGAGCCCGCGGTCGCCGCCGTGGCCCCGTACGGGGCCGGCCTGGTCGCGGCGGCGGGCGACACGTCGGCATGGAGCGACGCAAACACCACGGGCGCGGGGCCGGACCTGGGAATCAGAGATAACCGTTCCTACGTGGTAAATTTGATCCTGTGGTGA
- a CDS encoding protein kinase, producing MNCPFCSTYNDPENRFCCDCGKPLKAAVTAVAGPGVTQPASSTAGSSNHLLAPSTLLQDRYRITQLVGQGGMGAIYLANDTRFSSKVCIVKEMLDHFHDPEQRDIATQNFYREADLLANLRHNAIPEVYDRFTEANRHYLVMEYINGADLEQKMHENGGPFDEKGVLGWAIQVCDVLSYLHHQKPPIIYRDMKPANLILTSFGKIYLVDFGIARFFNPQARGTMIGTQGYAPPEQYRGQVEQRTDIYALGATMHYLLTGRDPQNEPPFSFPPVRTLNPAVSEQTERTVMKCLETDIDKRYASADELLAELIATGGEQTGAVRNCPHCSKQISRGRQFCPHCRNYIAAHHTTTHDKIHERALTARNLAMPTTQTKAPFTREPWFLVLAGVMLFVLAFIAAYFLLQVAK from the coding sequence TTGAACTGTCCTTTCTGCTCGACGTACAACGACCCGGAAAACCGGTTCTGCTGCGATTGCGGTAAGCCGCTCAAGGCCGCCGTCACCGCGGTGGCCGGGCCAGGCGTGACCCAGCCCGCCTCGTCCACGGCGGGCAGTTCCAACCACCTGCTCGCGCCGTCCACGCTGCTCCAGGACCGCTACCGCATCACGCAACTGGTCGGCCAGGGCGGGATGGGCGCCATCTACCTGGCCAACGACACGCGCTTCTCGTCGAAGGTCTGCATCGTCAAGGAGATGCTCGACCACTTCCACGATCCCGAGCAACGCGACATCGCCACCCAGAACTTCTACCGCGAGGCGGATCTGCTGGCCAACCTCCGCCACAACGCCATCCCGGAGGTGTACGACCGGTTCACCGAGGCCAACCGCCACTACCTCGTGATGGAGTACATCAACGGCGCCGACCTGGAGCAGAAGATGCACGAGAACGGCGGGCCGTTCGACGAAAAGGGCGTGCTGGGCTGGGCGATCCAGGTCTGCGACGTCCTGTCCTACCTGCATCACCAGAAGCCGCCGATCATCTACCGGGACATGAAGCCGGCCAACCTCATCCTGACCAGCTTCGGCAAGATCTACCTGGTCGACTTCGGCATCGCCCGGTTCTTCAACCCGCAGGCGCGAGGCACCATGATCGGCACCCAGGGCTACGCGCCGCCCGAGCAGTACCGCGGCCAGGTGGAGCAGCGCACCGACATCTACGCCCTGGGCGCCACGATGCACTACCTGCTGACCGGCCGCGACCCGCAAAACGAGCCGCCGTTCAGCTTTCCGCCCGTTCGCACCCTCAACCCGGCGGTGTCGGAGCAGACCGAACGCACCGTCATGAAGTGTCTCGAGACCGACATCGACAAGCGCTACGCCTCGGCCGACGAACTGCTCGCCGAGTTGATCGCCACCGGCGGCGAGCAGACGGGCGCCGTGCGCAACTGCCCGCACTGCAGCAAGCAGATCTCGCGCGGCCGGCAGTTCTGCCCGCACTGCCGCAACTACATCGCGGCGCATCACACCACGACGCACGACAAGATCCACGAGCGCGCCTTGACGGCTCGCAACCTGGCGATGCCCACCACCCAGACGAAGGCGCCGTTCACGCGCGAACCGTGGTTCCTGGTGCTCGCGGGCGTGATGCTGTTCGTGCTCGCCTTCATCGCCGCGTACTTCCTGCTGCAGGTGGCGAAATGA